The following coding sequences lie in one Arachis hypogaea cultivar Tifrunner chromosome 9, arahy.Tifrunner.gnm2.J5K5, whole genome shotgun sequence genomic window:
- the LOC112711397 gene encoding uncharacterized protein isoform X1: MNSKSKKPASTSIRVFGQRSIDSTFHSLPSNPTSFNDSERNARNELGSRKSQNAHVSLSNFLDRKLPKSSSILSQTVQGKSTPFLSPLGLRIPTVEQTIPVVEEKRCGNANDQRVFERFKQTEEKEDFVGFLCADELENSVSVADESQESRKRKNPFEGGIQSQTVRNNVVVLGGESKFKQKGQKAQIEINSSNKKPKPLYNHYANGRGWWDYDMEGVDNEELGFSEVWEGVGSTTLGGIADWH, translated from the exons ATGAACTCGAAGTCGAAGAAACCCGCATCCACATCGATTAGGGTTTTCGGACAGCGATCCATAGATTCAACTTTCCATTCTCTTCCATCCAATCC AACCAGCTTTAATGATTCTGAAAGAAATGCGAGGAATGAATTAGGTTCACGAAAGAGCCAGAACGCGCATGTTTCTCTCTCCAACTTCCTAGACCGGAAGCTGCCAaaatcttcttccattctttcccAAACAGTTCAG ggcAAGTCAACACCTTTTCTGTCACCTCTGGGTCTAAGAATACCCACGGTGGAGCAGACGATTCCTGTAGTTGAAGAAAAGAGGTGTGGTAATGCCAATGACCaaagggtttttgaaaggttCAAGCAAACTGAAGAAAAGGAAGACTTTGTGGGTTTTCTTTGTGCTGATGAATTAGAAAATTCAGTTTCAGTAGCAGATGAAAGTCAGGAGTCAAGGAAAAGGAAAAATCCATTTGAAG GTGGAATTCAGAGCCAAACTGTTCGAAATAATGTAGTGGTTCTTGGAGGTGAATCAAAGTTCAAGCAGAAGGGACAGAAAgcacaaattgaaattaattctAGCAACAAAAAGCCAAAACCTCTCTATAATCACT ATGCAAATGGTCGCGGCTGGTGGGACTATGACATGGAAGGTGTTGACAATGAGGAATTAGGTTTCAGTGAAGTATGGGAAGGAGTTGGATCCACAACACTTGGAGGTATAGCAGATTGGCATTAA
- the LOC112711397 gene encoding uncharacterized protein isoform X2, whose amino-acid sequence MNSKSKKPASTSIRVFGQRSIDSTFHSLPSNPFNDSERNARNELGSRKSQNAHVSLSNFLDRKLPKSSSILSQTVQGKSTPFLSPLGLRIPTVEQTIPVVEEKRCGNANDQRVFERFKQTEEKEDFVGFLCADELENSVSVADESQESRKRKNPFEGGIQSQTVRNNVVVLGGESKFKQKGQKAQIEINSSNKKPKPLYNHYANGRGWWDYDMEGVDNEELGFSEVWEGVGSTTLGGIADWH is encoded by the exons ATGAACTCGAAGTCGAAGAAACCCGCATCCACATCGATTAGGGTTTTCGGACAGCGATCCATAGATTCAACTTTCCATTCTCTTCCATCCAATCC CTTTAATGATTCTGAAAGAAATGCGAGGAATGAATTAGGTTCACGAAAGAGCCAGAACGCGCATGTTTCTCTCTCCAACTTCCTAGACCGGAAGCTGCCAaaatcttcttccattctttcccAAACAGTTCAG ggcAAGTCAACACCTTTTCTGTCACCTCTGGGTCTAAGAATACCCACGGTGGAGCAGACGATTCCTGTAGTTGAAGAAAAGAGGTGTGGTAATGCCAATGACCaaagggtttttgaaaggttCAAGCAAACTGAAGAAAAGGAAGACTTTGTGGGTTTTCTTTGTGCTGATGAATTAGAAAATTCAGTTTCAGTAGCAGATGAAAGTCAGGAGTCAAGGAAAAGGAAAAATCCATTTGAAG GTGGAATTCAGAGCCAAACTGTTCGAAATAATGTAGTGGTTCTTGGAGGTGAATCAAAGTTCAAGCAGAAGGGACAGAAAgcacaaattgaaattaattctAGCAACAAAAAGCCAAAACCTCTCTATAATCACT ATGCAAATGGTCGCGGCTGGTGGGACTATGACATGGAAGGTGTTGACAATGAGGAATTAGGTTTCAGTGAAGTATGGGAAGGAGTTGGATCCACAACACTTGGAGGTATAGCAGATTGGCATTAA